In one Pseudomonas sp. MM211 genomic region, the following are encoded:
- a CDS encoding pyridoxal-phosphate-dependent aminotransferase family protein, giving the protein MNTTFLPVNPPQRLLMGPGPINADPRVLRAMSNQLVGQYDPAMTHYMNEVMALYRGVFRTANAATLLIDGTSRAGIEAILVSAIRPGDKVLVPVFGRFGHLLCEIARRCRADVHTLEVPWGEVFTPQQIEDAIKQVKPRLLLTVQGDTSTTMLQPLAELGDICRRHGVLFYTDATASLGGNLLETDAWGLDAVSAGLQKCLGGPSGTAPITLSERMVEVIRRRACVEAGIRTAAHQDGDDEMIYSNYFDLGMILDYWGPERLNHHTEATSALFGARECARVIGEEGLDVGIARHKLHGDALLKGIQGMGLETFGNLEYKMNNVLGVVIPEAVNGDQVRKLMLEDFGIEIGTSFGPLAGKVWRIGTMGYNARKDCVMQTLSALEAVLNRLGLRTTQGAAMQAAWDHYSERC; this is encoded by the coding sequence ATGAACACGACTTTCCTGCCAGTGAATCCGCCCCAGCGTCTGTTGATGGGGCCGGGCCCGATCAATGCCGATCCCCGTGTGCTGCGCGCCATGTCCAACCAGTTGGTCGGCCAGTACGACCCGGCCATGACCCACTACATGAACGAGGTGATGGCGCTGTATCGCGGCGTCTTTCGTACCGCCAACGCCGCTACTCTGCTGATTGATGGCACCTCGCGGGCCGGCATCGAGGCCATTCTGGTCTCGGCGATTCGCCCAGGCGACAAGGTGCTGGTGCCGGTGTTCGGTCGCTTCGGCCACCTGCTCTGTGAAATCGCCCGGCGCTGCCGTGCCGATGTTCACACCCTCGAAGTTCCCTGGGGTGAGGTGTTCACCCCGCAGCAGATCGAGGATGCGATCAAGCAGGTGAAGCCGCGCCTGCTGCTGACCGTGCAGGGCGACACCTCGACCACCATGCTGCAGCCACTGGCCGAGCTGGGTGACATCTGTCGGCGCCATGGCGTGCTGTTTTATACAGATGCCACGGCGTCGCTGGGTGGCAACCTGCTGGAAACCGATGCCTGGGGCCTGGATGCCGTGTCCGCCGGTCTGCAGAAGTGCCTGGGTGGGCCATCCGGTACCGCGCCGATCACGCTCAGCGAGCGCATGGTGGAGGTGATTCGTCGCCGCGCCTGCGTGGAGGCCGGCATCCGTACCGCAGCCCATCAGGACGGCGACGATGAGATGATCTACTCCAACTATTTCGACCTCGGCATGATCCTCGATTACTGGGGCCCCGAGCGCCTCAACCATCACACCGAAGCCACCTCGGCGCTGTTCGGTGCCCGCGAGTGCGCACGGGTGATTGGCGAGGAAGGTCTGGACGTGGGGATCGCCCGCCACAAGTTGCATGGCGATGCTCTGCTCAAAGGCATCCAGGGTATGGGCCTGGAGACCTTCGGCAACCTCGAATACAAGATGAACAACGTCCTTGGCGTGGTGATTCCCGAGGCGGTCAATGGCGACCAGGTGCGCAAACTGATGCTCGAGGACTTCGGTATCGAGATCGGTACTTCGTTCGGGCCGCTGGCTGGCAAGGTCTGGCGCATCGGCACCATGGGCTACAACGCCCGCAAGGACTGCGTGATGCAGACCCTCAGCGCCTTGGAGGCGGTACTCAACCGCCTCGGCCTGCGTACGACCCAGGGCGCTGCGATGCAGGCGGCCTGGGATCACTACAGCGAGCGCTGCTGA
- a CDS encoding amino acid ABC transporter ATP-binding protein yields the protein MPLITIDQVQKYYGDNHVLKGVDLDIEVGEVVSIIGRSGSGKSTLLRCINGLEGYQDGSIKLGGMTVTDRDSQAREISRSVGMVFQNFNLFPHMTARENVMLAPRRVLKKSDAQCRELAAQMLEKVGLGDRMDYYPANLSGGQQQRVAIARALAMSPKVLLCDEITSALDPELVGEVLKVLEQLAKEGMTLILVTHEMNFAQEVGDRVVFMHQGRVWEQGPSRELFANPQSAELKQFISSVRGLN from the coding sequence ATGCCGCTCATCACCATTGATCAGGTACAGAAGTACTACGGCGACAACCACGTACTCAAAGGTGTCGATCTCGATATCGAGGTGGGTGAGGTGGTGTCGATCATCGGCCGCAGCGGCTCGGGGAAGAGCACCTTGCTGCGCTGCATCAATGGCCTCGAAGGCTATCAGGACGGCAGCATCAAGCTCGGCGGCATGACCGTCACCGATCGTGATTCCCAGGCGCGGGAGATCAGCCGCTCGGTCGGTATGGTGTTCCAGAACTTCAACCTGTTTCCGCACATGACCGCCCGTGAGAACGTCATGCTGGCACCACGTCGGGTGCTGAAGAAGAGTGACGCCCAGTGCCGCGAACTGGCCGCACAGATGCTGGAAAAGGTCGGCCTGGGCGATCGCATGGACTATTACCCGGCCAACCTTTCCGGCGGCCAGCAGCAGCGCGTCGCCATCGCCCGTGCGCTGGCCATGTCGCCCAAGGTGCTGCTGTGCGACGAGATCACTTCGGCCCTCGATCCCGAGCTGGTTGGCGAAGTGCTCAAGGTACTCGAGCAACTGGCGAAGGAGGGCATGACGCTGATTCTGGTCACCCACGAAATGAACTTCGCCCAGGAAGTTGGCGACCGCGTGGTGTTCATGCACCAGGGGCGCGTGTGGGAGCAGGGCCCCAGCCGTGAGCTGTTCGCCAACCCGCAGAGCGCCGAACTCAAGCAATTCATTTCGTCCGTGCGTGGACTGAACTGA
- a CDS encoding amino acid ABC transporter permease encodes MTTFTDWDILRNLLLAARWTVLLSLTAFIGGTLVAIPLVMARLSKRVWPHWLIRGYTELFQGTPLLMQLFLAFFGVALLGIDVSPWTAASVALTLYTSAFLVDIWHGSIRALPKGQWEACRCLGLDFGQALFRVILPQALRIGIAPTVGFAVQVVKGTALASIIGFVELTKAGTILNNVTYEPFKVFGLVALGYFLMCYPLSRYSQYLEKKFNAAHHH; translated from the coding sequence ATGACCACCTTTACCGACTGGGACATCCTGCGCAATCTGCTTCTGGCCGCGCGCTGGACCGTTCTGCTGTCCCTCACTGCATTCATCGGCGGCACCCTGGTGGCCATTCCTCTGGTCATGGCGCGCTTGTCCAAGCGCGTTTGGCCGCACTGGCTGATTCGCGGCTACACCGAGCTGTTCCAGGGTACGCCGCTGCTGATGCAGCTGTTCCTGGCGTTCTTCGGCGTGGCACTGCTAGGCATCGACGTATCGCCCTGGACAGCTGCCTCGGTGGCGCTGACGCTCTATACCAGTGCATTTCTGGTGGATATCTGGCACGGCAGCATCCGCGCGCTGCCCAAGGGCCAATGGGAAGCCTGTCGCTGCCTGGGGCTGGATTTCGGTCAGGCCCTGTTTCGCGTCATCCTGCCCCAGGCGCTGCGCATCGGCATCGCGCCGACCGTGGGTTTCGCCGTGCAAGTCGTGAAGGGCACGGCGCTCGCGTCGATCATCGGTTTCGTCGAGCTGACCAAGGCCGGCACCATTCTCAACAACGTCACCTACGAGCCTTTCAAGGTGTTCGGTCTGGTGGCGCTGGGCTACTTCCTCATGTGTTATCCGCTGTCGCGTTACAGCCAGTATCTGGAGAAGAAATTCAATGCCGCTCATCACCATTGA
- a CDS encoding amino acid ABC transporter permease, with product MMAQLNFSALWPYWPELLSGLWVTIQLTVMATVGGVALGILGAALRSGRPSILSRVWGVYVELIRNTPFVVQLFFIVFGLPNLGLKLTAGEAALLAMLINLGAYSTEIIRAGIQVTPRGQWEAGRVLGLSRTQTFVQVVLPPSLKRIYPALVSQCIIVMLGSSVVSQVSHEELTFAANLIQSRTFLSFEVYLVTTLMYLALSIAMRQLLLAAGRKWFGDQP from the coding sequence ATGATGGCGCAGCTGAATTTTTCTGCCCTGTGGCCCTACTGGCCGGAGTTGCTTTCCGGCCTCTGGGTGACCATCCAGCTCACGGTGATGGCGACCGTGGGCGGCGTGGCCCTGGGCATCCTGGGCGCTGCACTGCGCAGCGGCCGTCCGAGCATTCTCAGCCGCGTGTGGGGCGTCTATGTCGAGCTGATCCGCAACACGCCGTTCGTGGTGCAGCTGTTCTTCATCGTCTTCGGTTTGCCGAACCTGGGATTGAAATTGACGGCGGGCGAGGCTGCGCTGCTGGCCATGCTGATCAACCTGGGGGCCTACAGCACCGAGATCATCCGCGCCGGCATCCAGGTCACGCCCCGTGGGCAGTGGGAGGCTGGGCGCGTATTGGGGCTGAGTCGTACGCAGACCTTCGTTCAGGTGGTCTTGCCGCCGTCGCTGAAGCGCATTTATCCGGCACTGGTCAGCCAGTGCATCATCGTCATGCTCGGCTCGTCGGTGGTTTCCCAGGTGTCCCATGAGGAGCTGACCTTCGCCGCCAACCTGATCCAGTCACGTACCTTCCTGAGCTTCGAGGTCTATCTGGTGACCACGTTGATGTACCTGGCGCTGTCCATCGCCATGCGTCAGCTGTTGCTGGCTGCCGGCCGCAAATGGTTTGGAGATCAGCCATGA
- a CDS encoding transporter substrate-binding domain-containing protein, which translates to MTKMKKGLIAILAAGLLLTQATTALADQLQEIEKRGVIRIAVPQDFPPFGSVGTDLQPQGYDIDMAKYLAKEMKLKLQLVPVTSANRVPYLQTNKVDLVISSLGKNAEREQVIDFSAAYAPFFLGVFGAKDKALQNAEELAGKSIGVTRGAVEDMVLTEVAPSGAQVKRYEDNNTTLSAYLSGQVEFVATGNLVVAAIERQNADRAPVAKFMLKDSPCYIGLRKGEAALKAKVDALIEQAKTDGTLNGLSEEWLKAPLPANLGA; encoded by the coding sequence GTGACGAAAATGAAGAAAGGATTGATCGCGATACTGGCTGCCGGTCTGCTGCTGACTCAGGCGACCACTGCGCTGGCGGATCAGCTGCAGGAGATTGAGAAGCGCGGTGTGATCCGCATTGCCGTGCCGCAGGATTTCCCACCCTTCGGTTCCGTGGGCACCGATCTGCAGCCCCAGGGCTATGACATCGACATGGCCAAGTATCTGGCCAAGGAAATGAAACTTAAGTTGCAACTGGTGCCCGTGACCAGCGCCAACCGTGTTCCGTATCTGCAGACCAACAAGGTCGATCTGGTTATCTCAAGCCTTGGCAAGAATGCCGAGCGCGAGCAGGTGATTGATTTCAGCGCTGCCTACGCGCCGTTCTTTCTCGGCGTCTTCGGCGCCAAGGACAAGGCCCTGCAGAACGCCGAGGAGCTCGCTGGCAAATCGATTGGCGTCACCCGTGGAGCCGTCGAAGACATGGTGCTGACCGAGGTGGCACCGAGTGGTGCACAGGTGAAGCGCTACGAAGACAACAACACCACCTTGTCCGCGTATCTCTCCGGGCAGGTCGAGTTCGTTGCCACCGGCAACCTGGTGGTTGCCGCCATCGAGCGTCAGAACGCCGATCGGGCGCCCGTCGCCAAATTCATGCTCAAGGATTCGCCTTGCTATATCGGCCTGCGCAAAGGCGAAGCCGCGCTGAAGGCCAAGGTCGACGCGCTGATCGAGCAGGCCAAGACCGATGGCACGCTCAACGGTCTGTCCGAAGAGTGGCTGAAGGCGCCGCTGCCGGCGAACCTGGGCGCATAA
- a CDS encoding MurR/RpiR family transcriptional regulator has protein sequence MNQLDERLRSHYSQLAPQEQRIADFVLDHYDDLVSYNSAELARLAGVSKATVSRLFKRLGYEKYKDMREEQRTLRQSGMPVADSRDVVQGNTLLARHYKQEMANLTQWVSAIDAAQFTEVVQALGSSRRVFIIGMRNAFPVALHLRQQLLQVRSAVQVLPQPGQTLSEELVDLTAEDMVVVLAFRRRSRIIRPLLQALQLQQVPTLVICEPQAQAIIELARWQLCTPLDSVSAFDSYAGANSLINLLVNAVLHEQLTEGRQRIHQIAALYGQLDELEQR, from the coding sequence ATGAATCAACTCGATGAACGTCTGCGCAGCCATTATTCGCAGCTCGCGCCACAGGAGCAGCGAATCGCTGACTTCGTGCTCGACCATTACGACGATCTGGTCAGCTACAACAGCGCCGAACTGGCTCGCCTGGCCGGCGTCTCCAAGGCGACCGTGAGCCGGCTGTTCAAGCGCCTGGGCTATGAAAAGTACAAGGACATGCGCGAGGAGCAGCGCACGCTGCGCCAGAGTGGCATGCCGGTCGCAGACAGCCGCGATGTGGTGCAGGGCAACACCTTGCTGGCCCGTCACTACAAGCAGGAGATGGCCAACCTCACCCAATGGGTGAGCGCTATCGATGCCGCGCAGTTCACCGAAGTGGTGCAGGCGCTGGGCAGCAGCAGGCGGGTTTTCATCATCGGCATGCGTAACGCCTTTCCCGTGGCGCTGCACCTGCGCCAGCAATTGCTGCAGGTTCGCAGTGCCGTCCAGGTGCTGCCCCAGCCTGGGCAGACGCTGTCTGAGGAGCTGGTGGATCTGACCGCCGAGGATATGGTGGTGGTGCTGGCCTTTCGTCGACGCTCGCGAATCATTCGTCCGCTGCTGCAGGCCCTGCAATTGCAGCAGGTGCCGACGCTGGTCATCTGCGAGCCGCAGGCCCAGGCGATCATCGAGCTGGCCCGGTGGCAGCTGTGCACGCCGCTGGACAGCGTGTCGGCCTTCGATAGCTACGCGGGTGCCAACAGCCTGATCAACTTGCTGGTCAATGCCGTGCTGCACGAGCAATTGACCGAAGGGCGGCAGAGAATTCATCAGATCGCCGCGCTTTATGGGCAACTTGATGAACTGGAACAGCGTTAG
- the hpxX gene encoding oxalurate catabolism protein HpxX, giving the protein MTQITPDWAAYVTQMEQVLALELDDARRHELLTQFSRIAAMAKPLMDYPLDDRLEVAGVYKA; this is encoded by the coding sequence ATGACACAGATCACGCCCGACTGGGCAGCGTACGTCACGCAGATGGAGCAGGTTCTGGCCCTCGAATTGGACGATGCCCGCCGTCACGAATTGCTCACCCAGTTCAGCCGTATCGCGGCAATGGCCAAGCCGCTGATGGACTACCCGCTCGATGACCGTCTGGAAGTGGCAGGAGTCTACAAGGCATGA
- a CDS encoding AtzE family amidohydrolase yields the protein MNPALLSIAQVRAALASGELSAREIAEHSLQAIERHDPAINAWTQITQQRMKDEADALDRLRRQGSPLPALAAVPYAVKNLFDVAGFPTLAGARLFQNRPAATADAWAVRQLTANGALLSGMLNMDAYAYGFTTENTHYGATRNPHDLSRIAGGSSGGSAAAVAAGLVNFSLGSDTNGSIRVPASLCGIFGLKPTFGRLSRSGSHPFVGSLDHIGPLARSTRDLAEVYDVLQGHDPQDGFQATQDRQPVAALLNRELDGLRFGVLGGYFQQWCDDSARDAVAQVAKALNASEEVILADAELARTSAFIISASEGGNSYLPALRSSPESFEPLSRERLLAGAMIPAAWYVQAQRFRRHFRQQVLPLFDGVDVLIAPATPTSATPIGQETMRINGTDLPTRASMGMLAQPISFLGLPVVSVPLRTAGGLPIGVQLIAAPFKEEACLRAASALERMGIAHAAPANLE from the coding sequence ATGAATCCAGCCCTTCTGTCGATTGCCCAGGTGCGTGCCGCCCTGGCATCCGGCGAGCTCAGTGCACGTGAAATAGCCGAGCACAGCCTGCAAGCCATCGAGCGGCACGACCCGGCGATCAACGCCTGGACGCAGATCACCCAGCAGCGCATGAAAGACGAAGCGGACGCCCTTGACCGTCTGCGTCGCCAGGGCTCGCCCCTGCCCGCCCTGGCGGCTGTGCCCTATGCGGTGAAGAACCTGTTCGACGTGGCAGGCTTCCCGACTCTGGCCGGAGCGCGCCTGTTCCAGAATCGCCCAGCGGCAACCGCCGACGCCTGGGCGGTACGCCAGCTGACAGCCAACGGCGCCTTGCTGTCGGGCATGCTGAACATGGACGCCTACGCCTACGGCTTCACCACCGAAAACACCCACTATGGCGCGACCCGCAACCCCCACGATCTCTCCCGCATCGCGGGCGGCTCCTCCGGGGGCTCGGCAGCCGCCGTCGCGGCCGGGCTGGTTAATTTCTCCCTGGGCAGCGACACCAACGGCTCCATCCGCGTACCGGCATCGCTGTGCGGGATATTCGGGCTGAAGCCCACCTTCGGCCGCTTGTCGCGCAGCGGCTCACACCCGTTCGTGGGCAGCCTCGACCACATCGGCCCGCTGGCACGCAGCACCCGCGATCTGGCCGAGGTTTACGACGTGCTGCAAGGCCATGACCCGCAAGACGGCTTTCAGGCCACGCAGGATCGCCAGCCAGTAGCAGCGCTGCTGAACCGCGAGCTGGATGGCCTGCGCTTCGGCGTGTTGGGTGGTTACTTCCAGCAGTGGTGCGACGACAGTGCTCGCGATGCCGTGGCCCAGGTAGCCAAGGCCCTCAACGCCAGCGAAGAAGTCATCCTGGCGGATGCCGAACTGGCGCGTACCTCGGCGTTCATCATCAGCGCATCGGAAGGCGGCAACAGCTACCTGCCGGCGCTGCGCAGCTCGCCGGAGTCCTTCGAGCCGCTGTCACGGGAGCGCCTGCTGGCCGGCGCGATGATTCCCGCTGCCTGGTATGTGCAGGCGCAACGCTTCCGCCGCCATTTCCGGCAGCAGGTACTGCCGCTGTTCGATGGCGTCGATGTGTTGATCGCACCGGCGACACCGACCAGCGCGACGCCCATCGGTCAGGAAACCATGCGTATCAACGGTACCGATCTGCCGACCCGCGCGAGCATGGGCATGCTGGCTCAACCGATCTCCTTCCTGGGCCTGCCGGTGGTCAGCGTGCCGCTGCGTACTGCGGGTGGCCTGCCGATCGGCGTGCAACTGATCGCCGCACCGTTCAAGGAAGAAGCTTGCCTGCGTGCCGCCAGCGCGCTCGAGCGGATGGGCATCGCCCACGCCGCACCTGCCAACCTGGAGTGA
- the hpxZ gene encoding oxalurate catabolism protein HpxZ, translating into MNTQQIDLPDVLAEVTHAFQRYEKALIGNDIDVLDELFWHDERTVRLGAGENLYGISEIREFRAARPAAGLYRELRNTVITTYGDSFAVCSTEFTREGSDRIGRQQQSWVKMAGNWRIVAAQVSLMS; encoded by the coding sequence ATGAATACTCAACAGATAGACCTGCCGGACGTTCTGGCGGAGGTCACCCATGCCTTCCAGCGCTACGAAAAAGCCCTAATCGGCAACGATATCGACGTGCTGGACGAGTTGTTCTGGCACGACGAACGTACGGTACGCCTGGGCGCCGGAGAGAACCTTTACGGCATCAGCGAAATCCGCGAGTTTCGTGCTGCGCGGCCTGCGGCGGGGCTGTACCGCGAACTGAGGAACACGGTCATCACCACCTATGGCGACAGCTTCGCGGTGTGCAGCACCGAGTTCACCCGTGAAGGCAGCGACAGGATCGGCCGCCAGCAGCAGAGCTGGGTGAAGATGGCCGGCAACTGGCGCATCGTGGCCGCGCAGGTCAGCCTGATGAGCTGA
- the mupP gene encoding N-acetylmuramic acid 6-phosphate phosphatase MupP: protein MRLRAVLFDMDGTLLDSAPDFIAICQTMRAERGLPPVNEKLIRDHVSGGARAMILNAFDIDPMSDGFEALRLEFLERYQDHCAVFTRPYDGIETLLEDIERAKLIWGVVTNKPLRFAEPIMQRLGLAERSSILICPDHVTRSKPDPEPMILACSTLKLDPASVLFVGDDLRDIESGRDAGTKTAAVTYGYIHPDDNPRHWGADVVVDHPLELRKVLDQALCSC from the coding sequence ATGCGCTTGCGCGCGGTTCTTTTCGACATGGATGGCACGCTGCTCGACAGCGCGCCGGATTTCATCGCCATCTGCCAGACCATGCGCGCCGAGCGCGGCCTGCCGCCGGTGAATGAGAAGCTGATTCGCGATCACGTCTCGGGCGGCGCCCGGGCGATGATCCTCAATGCATTCGATATCGACCCGATGAGTGACGGCTTCGAGGCGCTACGCCTGGAGTTTCTCGAGCGCTATCAGGATCACTGCGCTGTGTTTACCCGTCCCTACGACGGCATTGAGACGCTGCTCGAAGATATCGAGCGCGCCAAGCTGATCTGGGGCGTGGTGACCAACAAGCCACTGCGCTTCGCCGAGCCGATCATGCAGCGCCTCGGGCTAGCCGAACGCTCCTCGATACTCATCTGCCCTGATCACGTGACCCGCAGCAAGCCGGACCCCGAGCCGATGATTCTCGCCTGCTCGACCCTCAAACTGGATCCGGCCAGCGTACTGTTCGTCGGCGACGACCTGCGCGACATCGAGTCCGGCCGCGACGCCGGCACCAAGACCGCAGCGGTGACCTACGGCTATATCCACCCTGACGACAACCCGCGGCACTGGGGCGCAGACGTTGTAGTCGACCACCCACTGGAACTGCGCAAGGTGCTCGATCAGGCATTGTGTAGCTGCTGA
- a CDS encoding YciK family oxidoreductase: protein MFDYSAHPDLLKDRVILVTGAGRGIGAAAARTYAAHGATVLLLGKSEDNLARTYDAIEQAGHAKPVVIPFDLESALPHQYDELAAMVEKEFGKLDGLLHNASIIGPRTPLEQLSGENFMRVMQVNVNAMFMLTSILLPLLKLSTDASVVFTSSSVGRKGRAYWGAYAVSKFATEGLMQVMADEVDGITAIRANSVNPGGTRTDMRAQAYPGENPESKPLPEAIMPVYLYLMGPDSQGINGQAFDAQ from the coding sequence ATGTTCGATTACAGCGCCCACCCTGACTTGCTCAAGGATCGTGTGATTTTGGTCACCGGAGCAGGACGTGGAATTGGCGCAGCGGCGGCGCGTACCTATGCGGCTCATGGCGCCACCGTACTGCTGCTCGGCAAGAGCGAAGACAACCTGGCGCGCACCTACGACGCCATCGAGCAGGCAGGCCATGCAAAGCCGGTAGTCATACCATTCGATCTGGAAAGCGCCCTGCCGCATCAGTACGACGAGCTGGCGGCCATGGTCGAGAAGGAGTTCGGCAAACTCGACGGCCTGCTGCACAACGCCTCGATCATCGGCCCGCGTACGCCGCTGGAGCAGTTGTCCGGCGAGAATTTCATGCGCGTCATGCAGGTCAACGTCAACGCGATGTTCATGCTGACCAGCATTCTGTTGCCGTTGCTCAAGCTGTCTACCGATGCCTCGGTGGTGTTCACCTCCAGCAGCGTGGGCCGCAAGGGGCGGGCGTACTGGGGCGCCTATGCTGTATCCAAGTTCGCCACTGAAGGACTGATGCAGGTGATGGCTGACGAGGTCGACGGCATCACGGCGATTCGCGCCAACAGCGTCAACCCCGGAGGCACCCGCACCGACATGCGTGCCCAGGCTTACCCTGGCGAAAACCCGGAAAGCAAACCGCTGCCCGAAGCCATCATGCCGGTCTATCTGTACCTGATGGGCCCAGATAGCCAGGGCATCAACGGTCAGGCCTTCGACGCGCAATAG
- a CDS encoding cupin domain-containing protein: MNLIDEAKKLPQAWRSRILGSTAGANLKLIRMDGAGIPYESHSEFDEALLVLEGEMQLELEGEVIHMKSGDFHIVPAGKQHKVLQGSFGILFLVDAE; the protein is encoded by the coding sequence ATGAACCTGATCGACGAAGCGAAGAAGCTTCCACAGGCGTGGCGCTCTCGTATTCTTGGTAGTACCGCGGGAGCGAATCTAAAGCTGATCCGCATGGACGGCGCTGGAATACCTTACGAAAGCCACTCCGAGTTCGACGAAGCATTACTGGTGCTCGAGGGGGAGATGCAGCTTGAGCTTGAGGGCGAAGTTATCCATATGAAGAGCGGAGACTTCCACATCGTTCCTGCCGGCAAGCAACACAAAGTTCTGCAGGGAAGCTTTGGCATCCTCTTTTTGGTAGACGCCGAGTGA
- the aroQ gene encoding type II 3-dehydroquinate dehydratase, protein MAPIILILNDPNLNMLGTREPETYGHETLADISRLCADTAEPLGLATEFRQTNHEAELIDWIHKARGRCAGIVINPAAWTHTSVAIRDALVASELPVIEVHLSNVHKREAFRHHSFVSSIALGVICGLGSGGYRAALQHFSQLIKG, encoded by the coding sequence ATGGCTCCCATCATCCTTATCCTCAATGATCCGAACCTGAACATGCTCGGCACCCGTGAACCTGAGACCTATGGCCACGAGACTCTGGCCGACATCTCCCGCCTTTGCGCCGACACTGCCGAACCGCTGGGTCTGGCTACCGAGTTTCGTCAGACCAACCACGAAGCCGAACTCATCGACTGGATCCACAAGGCCCGCGGCCGCTGTGCAGGCATCGTGATCAATCCTGCCGCCTGGACACACACATCAGTGGCCATCCGCGACGCACTGGTCGCCAGCGAACTGCCGGTAATAGAGGTGCATCTATCCAACGTGCATAAACGTGAAGCCTTCCGCCACCACTCCTTCGTCTCATCGATCGCCCTCGGCGTGATCTGCGGCCTGGGCAGCGGGGGCTATCGCGCAGCACTGCAACACTTCAGCCAACTCATTAAAGGATGA
- a CDS encoding shikimate dehydrogenase: MTTHTPSILAGLIGAGIQASRTPAMHEHEGDAQGIRYLYRLIDLDQLQLDSSALPDLLSAAERMSFTGLNITFPCKQAIIPLLDELSDEARGIGAVNTVVFKDGKRIGHNTDCLGFSEGFRRGLGDVKRSQVVQMGAGGAGAAVAHALLSEGVEQLTIFDVELERAQALAANLNEHFGSPRAQAGSDLASAVASADGLVNTTPMGMAKLPGMPIPKALLRPALWVAEIVYFPLETELLREARAIGCRTLDGGNMAVFQAVKAFELFSGVEADAQRMLDHFHSMNS, encoded by the coding sequence ATGACCACCCATACACCGAGCATCCTCGCCGGCCTCATCGGTGCAGGCATCCAGGCTTCCCGCACACCCGCCATGCACGAGCATGAAGGCGACGCCCAGGGCATTCGCTACTTATATAGGCTGATCGACCTGGATCAGTTGCAACTCGACAGCAGCGCCCTCCCCGATCTCTTGAGCGCAGCCGAACGCATGAGCTTCACCGGGCTCAACATCACGTTCCCCTGCAAGCAGGCGATCATTCCGCTGCTCGACGAACTGTCCGACGAGGCCCGAGGAATTGGCGCGGTGAATACCGTGGTCTTCAAAGACGGCAAACGGATCGGCCACAACACCGATTGCCTGGGTTTTTCGGAAGGTTTCCGACGCGGTCTCGGTGACGTGAAACGCAGCCAGGTGGTACAGATGGGTGCCGGTGGCGCAGGTGCCGCAGTGGCTCACGCACTATTAAGTGAAGGCGTCGAGCAGTTGACCATTTTCGACGTCGAGCTCGAACGCGCCCAAGCGCTGGCTGCCAATCTCAACGAACACTTCGGCTCACCACGCGCTCAAGCCGGCAGCGACCTGGCTTCTGCAGTGGCAAGCGCAGATGGCCTGGTCAACACCACCCCGATGGGCATGGCCAAGCTTCCGGGCATGCCCATTCCCAAGGCGCTGCTTCGTCCAGCACTGTGGGTAGCAGAAATCGTTTACTTCCCACTGGAAACCGAGCTGCTTCGCGAAGCCAGAGCAATCGGCTGCAGAACCCTGGACGGCGGCAACATGGCGGTATTCCAGGCGGTGAAAGCATTCGAACTGTTCAGCGGCGTTGAAGCGGACGCGCAGCGCATGCTCGACCACTTCCACAGCATGAATAGTTGA